One genomic segment of Odocoileus virginianus isolate 20LAN1187 ecotype Illinois chromosome 17, Ovbor_1.2, whole genome shotgun sequence includes these proteins:
- the MFSD11 gene encoding UNC93-like protein MFSD11 isoform X1: MSPESKKLFNIIILGIAFMFIFTAFQTCGNVAQTVIRSLNSTDFHGSGYTSMAIIYGVFSASNLITPSVVAIVGPQLSMFASGLFYSMYIAVFIQPFPWSFYTASVFIGIAAAVLWTAQGNCLTINSDEHTIGRNSGIFWALLQFSLFFGNLYIYFAWQGKTQISESDRRTVFIALTVISLVGTVLFFLIRKPDSENVLGEDESSDDQDLDINESPQNNMTKAVDAFKKSLKLCVTKEMLLLSITTAYTGLELTFFSGVYGTCIGAINKFGTEEKSLIGLSGIFIGIGEILGGSLFGLLSKNNRFGRNPVVLLGILVHFIAFYLIFLNLPGDAPIAPVEGTDSSAYIKPSKEIAIFCSFLLGLGDSCFNTQLLSILGFLYSEDSAPAFAVFKFVQSICAAVAFFYSNYLLLHWQLLVMVIFGFFGTVSFFTVEWDAAAIVARGSDYRSI; the protein is encoded by the exons ATGTCCCCGGAATCTAAAAAGCTTTTCAACATCATTATTTTAGGAATTGCCTTTATGTTTATCTTCACCGCCTTTCAAACTTGTGGAAATGTAGCG CAAACTGTCATCAGGAGCTTAAATAGTACAGATTTTCACGGCAGTGGATATACCAG CATGGCAATTATTTATGGAGTGTTCTCTGCTTCAAATTTGATTACACCATCAGTGGTTGCCATTGTAGGACCTCAACTCTCTATGTTTGCTAGTGGTTTATTTTACAG CATGTACATTGCCGTTTTTATCCAGCCTTTCCCGTGGTCCTTTTACACAGCCTCTGTTTTCATTGGAATTGCAGCTGCTG tACTTTGGACAGCACAAGGAAACTGCCTGACAATAAATTCAGACGAGCACACTATTGGGAGAAAcagtggaattttctgggcaCTCTTACAATTTAG cTTGTTCTTTGGAAATCTCTACATATATTTTGCTTGGCAAGGGAAAACTCAGATATCAg AGAGTGACCGAAGAACAGTGTTTATCGCGCTAACGGTGATTAGCCTTGTGGGGACagtacttttctttctcattcgGAAACCAGATTCTGAAAATGTCCTGGGAGAAGATGAATCTTCTGATGACCAGGACTTGGACATCAACGA gtCTCCCCAGAACAACATGACAAAGGCAGTAGATGCATTTA aaaagtcTCTGAAGTTATGTGTCACCAAGGAGATGCTCCTTCTTAGCATTACAACTGCTTATACAG GTCTGGAATTGACTTTCTTCTCTGGTGTATATGGAACCTGTATTGGTGCTATAAATAAAtttggaacagaagagaaaagccTCATTGGACTTTCTGGCATTTTCATCGGCATTGGAGAAATTTTAG GTGGAAGCCTCTTTGGCCTGCTGAGCAAGAATAATCGTTTTGGTAGGAATCCAGTTGTGCTATTGGGCATCCTGGTACATTTTAtagctttttatttaatattcctCAACCTGCCTGGGGATGCCCCCATTGCTCCTGTTGAAGGCACTGACAGCAGCGCTTACATCAAACCCAG caAAGAAATTGCCATCTTCTGCAGCTTCCTGTTGGGTCTTGGAGACAGCTGCTTCAATACCCAGCTGCTTAGTATTTTAGGTTTTCTCTATTCTGAAGACAGCGCCCCAGCTTTTGCCGTCTTTAAATTTGTGCAG TCCATTTGCGCAGCTGTGGCATTTTTCTACAGTAACTAccttctccttcattggcaacTCCTGGTCATGGTGATATTTGGGTTTTTTGGAACTGTCTCCTTCTTCACTGTGGAGTGGGACGCCGCTGCCATTGTAGCCCGGGGCTCTGACTACCGAAGTATCTGA
- the MFSD11 gene encoding UNC93-like protein MFSD11 isoform X4 translates to MYIAVFIQPFPWSFYTASVFIGIAAAVLWTAQGNCLTINSDEHTIGRNSGIFWALLQFSLFFGNLYIYFAWQGKTQISESDRRTVFIALTVISLVGTVLFFLIRKPDSENVLGEDESSDDQDLDINESPQNNMTKAVDAFKKSLKLCVTKEMLLLSITTAYTGLELTFFSGVYGTCIGAINKFGTEEKSLIGLSGIFIGIGEILGGSLFGLLSKNNRFGRNPVVLLGILVHFIAFYLIFLNLPGDAPIAPVEGTDSSAYIKPSKEIAIFCSFLLGLGDSCFNTQLLSILGFLYSEDSAPAFAVFKFVQSICAAVAFFYSNYLLLHWQLLVMVIFGFFGTVSFFTVEWDAAAIVARGSDYRSI, encoded by the exons ATGTACATTGCCGTTTTTATCCAGCCTTTCCCGTGGTCCTTTTACACAGCCTCTGTTTTCATTGGAATTGCAGCTGCTG tACTTTGGACAGCACAAGGAAACTGCCTGACAATAAATTCAGACGAGCACACTATTGGGAGAAAcagtggaattttctgggcaCTCTTACAATTTAG cTTGTTCTTTGGAAATCTCTACATATATTTTGCTTGGCAAGGGAAAACTCAGATATCAg AGAGTGACCGAAGAACAGTGTTTATCGCGCTAACGGTGATTAGCCTTGTGGGGACagtacttttctttctcattcgGAAACCAGATTCTGAAAATGTCCTGGGAGAAGATGAATCTTCTGATGACCAGGACTTGGACATCAACGA gtCTCCCCAGAACAACATGACAAAGGCAGTAGATGCATTTA aaaagtcTCTGAAGTTATGTGTCACCAAGGAGATGCTCCTTCTTAGCATTACAACTGCTTATACAG GTCTGGAATTGACTTTCTTCTCTGGTGTATATGGAACCTGTATTGGTGCTATAAATAAAtttggaacagaagagaaaagccTCATTGGACTTTCTGGCATTTTCATCGGCATTGGAGAAATTTTAG GTGGAAGCCTCTTTGGCCTGCTGAGCAAGAATAATCGTTTTGGTAGGAATCCAGTTGTGCTATTGGGCATCCTGGTACATTTTAtagctttttatttaatattcctCAACCTGCCTGGGGATGCCCCCATTGCTCCTGTTGAAGGCACTGACAGCAGCGCTTACATCAAACCCAG caAAGAAATTGCCATCTTCTGCAGCTTCCTGTTGGGTCTTGGAGACAGCTGCTTCAATACCCAGCTGCTTAGTATTTTAGGTTTTCTCTATTCTGAAGACAGCGCCCCAGCTTTTGCCGTCTTTAAATTTGTGCAG TCCATTTGCGCAGCTGTGGCATTTTTCTACAGTAACTAccttctccttcattggcaacTCCTGGTCATGGTGATATTTGGGTTTTTTGGAACTGTCTCCTTCTTCACTGTGGAGTGGGACGCCGCTGCCATTGTAGCCCGGGGCTCTGACTACCGAAGTATCTGA
- the MFSD11 gene encoding UNC93-like protein MFSD11 isoform X2, whose product MSPESKKLFNIIILGIAFMFIFTAFQTCGNVAQTVIRSLNSTDFHGSGYTSMAIIYGVFSASNLITPSVVAIVGPQLSMFASGLFYSMYIAVFIQPFPWSFYTASVFIGIAAAVLWTAQGNCLTINSDEHTIGRNSGIFWALLQFSLFFGNLYIYFAWQGKTQISESDRRTVFIALTVISLVGTVLFFLIRKPDSENVLGEDESSDDQDLDINESPQNNMTKAVDAFKKSLKLCVTKEMLLLSITTAYTGLELTFFSGVYGTCIGAINKFGTEEKSLIGLSGIFIGIGEILGGSLFGLLSKNNRFGRNPVVLLGILVHFIAFYLIFLNLPGDAPIAPVEGTDSSAYIKPSKEIAIFCSFLLGLGDSCFNTQLLSILGFLYSEDSAPAFAVFKFVQISHHLSLRVIGNGKASTEKPI is encoded by the exons ATGTCCCCGGAATCTAAAAAGCTTTTCAACATCATTATTTTAGGAATTGCCTTTATGTTTATCTTCACCGCCTTTCAAACTTGTGGAAATGTAGCG CAAACTGTCATCAGGAGCTTAAATAGTACAGATTTTCACGGCAGTGGATATACCAG CATGGCAATTATTTATGGAGTGTTCTCTGCTTCAAATTTGATTACACCATCAGTGGTTGCCATTGTAGGACCTCAACTCTCTATGTTTGCTAGTGGTTTATTTTACAG CATGTACATTGCCGTTTTTATCCAGCCTTTCCCGTGGTCCTTTTACACAGCCTCTGTTTTCATTGGAATTGCAGCTGCTG tACTTTGGACAGCACAAGGAAACTGCCTGACAATAAATTCAGACGAGCACACTATTGGGAGAAAcagtggaattttctgggcaCTCTTACAATTTAG cTTGTTCTTTGGAAATCTCTACATATATTTTGCTTGGCAAGGGAAAACTCAGATATCAg AGAGTGACCGAAGAACAGTGTTTATCGCGCTAACGGTGATTAGCCTTGTGGGGACagtacttttctttctcattcgGAAACCAGATTCTGAAAATGTCCTGGGAGAAGATGAATCTTCTGATGACCAGGACTTGGACATCAACGA gtCTCCCCAGAACAACATGACAAAGGCAGTAGATGCATTTA aaaagtcTCTGAAGTTATGTGTCACCAAGGAGATGCTCCTTCTTAGCATTACAACTGCTTATACAG GTCTGGAATTGACTTTCTTCTCTGGTGTATATGGAACCTGTATTGGTGCTATAAATAAAtttggaacagaagagaaaagccTCATTGGACTTTCTGGCATTTTCATCGGCATTGGAGAAATTTTAG GTGGAAGCCTCTTTGGCCTGCTGAGCAAGAATAATCGTTTTGGTAGGAATCCAGTTGTGCTATTGGGCATCCTGGTACATTTTAtagctttttatttaatattcctCAACCTGCCTGGGGATGCCCCCATTGCTCCTGTTGAAGGCACTGACAGCAGCGCTTACATCAAACCCAG caAAGAAATTGCCATCTTCTGCAGCTTCCTGTTGGGTCTTGGAGACAGCTGCTTCAATACCCAGCTGCTTAGTATTTTAGGTTTTCTCTATTCTGAAGACAGCGCCCCAGCTTTTGCCGTCTTTAAATTTGTGCAG
- the MFSD11 gene encoding UNC93-like protein MFSD11 isoform X3 → MSPESKKLFNIIILGIAFMFIFTAFQTCGNVAQTVIRSLNSTDFHGSGYTSMAIIYGVFSASNLITPSVVAIVGPQLSMFASGLFYSMYIAVFIQPFPWSFYTASVFIGIAAAVLWTAQGNCLTINSDEHTIGRNSGIFWALLQFSLFFGNLYIYFAWQGKTQISESDRRTVFIALTVISLVGTVLFFLIRKPDSENVLGEDESSDDQDLDINESPQNNMTKAVDAFKKSLKLCVTKEMLLLSITTAYTGLELTFFSGVYGTCIGAINKFGTEEKSLIGLSGIFIGIGEILGGSLFGLLSKNNRFGRNPVVLLGILVHFIAFYLIFLNLPGDAPIAPVEGTDSSAYIKPRFLTTCLSVLLEMAKHPQKSRFKPSRACKH, encoded by the exons ATGTCCCCGGAATCTAAAAAGCTTTTCAACATCATTATTTTAGGAATTGCCTTTATGTTTATCTTCACCGCCTTTCAAACTTGTGGAAATGTAGCG CAAACTGTCATCAGGAGCTTAAATAGTACAGATTTTCACGGCAGTGGATATACCAG CATGGCAATTATTTATGGAGTGTTCTCTGCTTCAAATTTGATTACACCATCAGTGGTTGCCATTGTAGGACCTCAACTCTCTATGTTTGCTAGTGGTTTATTTTACAG CATGTACATTGCCGTTTTTATCCAGCCTTTCCCGTGGTCCTTTTACACAGCCTCTGTTTTCATTGGAATTGCAGCTGCTG tACTTTGGACAGCACAAGGAAACTGCCTGACAATAAATTCAGACGAGCACACTATTGGGAGAAAcagtggaattttctgggcaCTCTTACAATTTAG cTTGTTCTTTGGAAATCTCTACATATATTTTGCTTGGCAAGGGAAAACTCAGATATCAg AGAGTGACCGAAGAACAGTGTTTATCGCGCTAACGGTGATTAGCCTTGTGGGGACagtacttttctttctcattcgGAAACCAGATTCTGAAAATGTCCTGGGAGAAGATGAATCTTCTGATGACCAGGACTTGGACATCAACGA gtCTCCCCAGAACAACATGACAAAGGCAGTAGATGCATTTA aaaagtcTCTGAAGTTATGTGTCACCAAGGAGATGCTCCTTCTTAGCATTACAACTGCTTATACAG GTCTGGAATTGACTTTCTTCTCTGGTGTATATGGAACCTGTATTGGTGCTATAAATAAAtttggaacagaagagaaaagccTCATTGGACTTTCTGGCATTTTCATCGGCATTGGAGAAATTTTAG GTGGAAGCCTCTTTGGCCTGCTGAGCAAGAATAATCGTTTTGGTAGGAATCCAGTTGTGCTATTGGGCATCCTGGTACATTTTAtagctttttatttaatattcctCAACCTGCCTGGGGATGCCCCCATTGCTCCTGTTGAAGGCACTGACAGCAGCGCTTACATCAAACCCAG